A portion of the Acipenser ruthenus chromosome 38, fAciRut3.2 maternal haplotype, whole genome shotgun sequence genome contains these proteins:
- the LOC131707059 gene encoding beta-1,4-galactosyltransferase 3-like yields MLLSKGRYLMLFVCVQMVVMALMYREGYRKRVGYFLGIFRKGGTPAAIAQGNLTHPGDVYANLSLIVKPAMREEDLPFCPEKSPLINGPFRVTFPPMLTMAEVEQKNPFVRAGGRYKPPDCQSTHRTAIIIPHRNREHHLKYLLYFLHPFLQRQQLNYGIYIIHQAGNYTFNRAKLLNVGFKEAMKDEDWSCMFYHDVDLIPEDDRNLYTCDKYPKHASIAMDKFGYKLPYKTYFGGVSALTPEQYMKMNGFPNNYWGWGGEDDDIAIRVALSGMLISRPSVQVGRYKMIKHEHDKGNEENPKRFNMLAKTRRTWKQDGMNTMEYEVLSKEFRPLYTNITVDIGSEKGFHPKT; encoded by the exons ATGCTGTTGTCCAAGGGGAGGTACTTGATGCTTTTCGTGTGCGTGCAGATGGTAGTGATGGCCTTGATGTATCGCGAGGGCTACCGAAAACGGGTAGGGTATTTCCTGGGCATATTTCGGAAAGGCGGGACTCCTGCAGCCATCGCCCAAGGGAACCTCACCCACCCTGGGGACGTGTACGCCAACCTGAGCCTCATCGTCAAACCCGCCATGCGCGAGGAAGATCTGCCATTCTGCCCGGAGAAATCGCCCCTGATCA ACGGTCCGTTCAGGGTGACGTTCCCTCCTATGCTGACCATGGCCGAGGTGGAACAGAAAAACCCGTTCGTGAGGGCCGGGGGACGGTACAAGCCGCCGGACTGCCAGTCGACTCATCGCACTGCCATCATCATCCCTCACCGGAACCGAGAGCACCACCTGAAATACCTCCTCTACTTCCTCCACCCCTTCCTGCAGCGGCAGCAACTCAACTACGGCATCTACATCATCCACCAG GCTGGGAATTACACATTTAACCGGGCCAAGCTGCTGAACGTGGGCTTCAAGGAGGCGATGAAGGACGAGGACTGGAGCTGCATGTTCTACCACGACGTGGACCTCATACCGGAGGATGACCGCAACCTCTACACCTGCGACAAGTACCCCAAGCACGCCTCCATCGCCATGGACAAGTTCGGATACAA GCTGCCTTACAAAACTTATTTCGGAGGGGTGTCTGCTCTGACCCCAGAGCAGTACATGAAGATGAACGGCTTCCCAAACAACTACTGGGGCTGGGGAGGCGAGGACGATGACATTGCGATCAG aGTGGCTCTCAGTGGCATGCTGATTTCACGACCCTCAGTACAGGTGGGGCGCTACAAGATGATTAAACACGAGCACGATAAAGGCAATGAAGAGAACCCCAAACG GTTTAACATGTTGGCGAAGACAAGGCGCACATGGAAGCAGGATGGAATGAACACGATGGAGTATGAGGTGCTGTCTAAGGAGTTCAGACCACTCTACACTAACATCACTGTGGACATAGGCTCAGAAAAGGGGTTCCACCCCAAAACGTGA